From Drosophila nasuta strain 15112-1781.00 chromosome X, ASM2355853v1, whole genome shotgun sequence, one genomic window encodes:
- the LOC132795780 gene encoding uncharacterized protein LOC132795780 translates to MVINLNPTTLTNANGSSSPMAIISHAVIDEIVYMHVVCPGDEISKWVTLEEALGLCPSAVIAYTQLTFTHIFGPPVDVDVEDQEEEPQLYD, encoded by the coding sequence ATGGTTATCAATCTGAATCCAACAACCTTGACCAATGCgaatggcagcagcagtccGATGGCGATCATCAGCCATGCGGTGATCGATGAGATTGTCTACATGCATGTCGTCTGTCCCGGCGACGAGATCTCCAAATGGGTAACGCTCGAGGAGGCGTTGGGCCTGTGTCCCTCGGCTGTCATCGCATACACGCAGCTGACGTTCACCCACATCTTTGGTCCGCCcgttgatgtcgatgtcgaggATCAGGAGGAGGAGCCGCAGCTGTATGATTGA